Proteins co-encoded in one Coregonus clupeaformis isolate EN_2021a chromosome 17, ASM2061545v1, whole genome shotgun sequence genomic window:
- the LOC121585609 gene encoding intelectin, with amino-acid sequence MMYQAFLLTIPLLMAFQTSNTSPLDSVKTIEQPRPPKVSLNRLDELRNRANFIGRSCKEVKDRYGQAEDGLYYLTTATGVVYQTFCDMTTAGGGWTLVASVHEDNIYGKCTVGDRWTSQQGNNANWPQGEGNWANRKTFGTVEGATDDDFKNPGYYDIDAEDMSVWHVPNNTPFYHWNLAAIMRYHTDRRFLHLYGGNLYNLFHRYPVKYNVGAHLADNGPSIPIVYDLGDKESTKMFYGPNTRGETEGGFISFRAINHERAATAICSGVKPKGGEVDAYCIGGGGFFPQGNPLQCGDFTSFAWDGYGTHVGWSASKQMLESAVLLFYR; translated from the coding sequence ATGATGTACCAGGCTTTTCTGCTGACGATCCCTCTACTGATGGCGTTTCAGACGTCAAACACTTCACCGCTTGATTCTGTAAAAACGATTGAGCAGCCAAGACCTCCAAAAGTTAGCTTGAACCGTCTTGATGAGCTAAGAAATAGGGCTAATTTCATTGGCAGAAGCTGCAAGGAAGTTAAGGACAGATATGGTCAAGCTGAGGACGGTCTGTACTACCTAACCACAGCTACTGGGGTGGTGTACCAGACCTTCTGCGACATGACCACAGCGGGCGGCGGCTGGACTCTGGTGGCAAGCGTGCACGAGGACAACATCTACGGGAAATGCACGGTGGGCGATCGTTGGACCAGCCAGCAGGGCAACAACGCCAACTGGCCACAAGGGGAAGGCAACTGGGCTAACAGGAAGACTTTCGGAACAGTGGAGGGAGCCACAGACGATGACTTCAAGAATCCTGGCTACTACGACATAGATGCAGAAGACATGTCGGTGTGGCACGTTCCCAACAACACGCCCTTTTACCACTGGAACCTGGCTGCCATCATGCGCTACCACACTGACAGGCGCTTCCTCCATCTGTACGGGGGAAACCTGTACAACCTCTTCCACCGCTACCCGGTCAAGTACAACGTTGGGGCACACCTGGCCGACAATGGACCCTCCATTCCCATAGTGTATGACCTCGGGGACAAAGAGTCCACCAAAATGTTCTATGGCCCTAACACTAGAGGGGAGACTGAGGGAGGCTTCATCAGTTTCAGAGCCATAAACCATGAACGGGCGGCCACCGCCATCTGCTCTGGGGTCAAACCCAAAGGCGGTGAGGTTGATGCATACTGTATTGGAGGTGGTGGGTTTTTCCCTCAGGGTAACCCTCTTCAGTGTGGGGATTTCACCTCCTTTGCCTGGGATGGCTATGGGACCCATGTAGGTTGGAGTGCATCAAAACAGATGCTTGAGTCAGCTGTGTTACTCTTTTACCGCTAA